GGACGGTTGTGCGCCGACCGGGAGATGCGGTTCTACTACCACAACCATTACCAAGAGTTTCAGGACCTGGGGGGCTGTTGCTGAATCGACGGCGACGATCAGCGTGCGCGCGGTGGGGTTGCCGTTGCTCGGCCCTCCTGATTGGGCCACGCCTTGGTGCTGGCCTGCCGGCGGGCGCCGGCCTGCGCGTCAGCTGGTCAGCTGAGGAGTCAGGCCGTGGTTGATGATCTTGGAGAGGTTGTGTACGGCGGCGTGGAACATCCATTCGGCGCGGGCCCGGTTCAGCCCGATCCCGGTGAACCGGCGGAAGCTCAGGTTGTGTTTGGCATGGCCGAACGTGGTCTCGGCAATCCGGCCCCGTTGTCGGTAAGCGGCGATGCCGTCTGGGGTGGCCAGCCGGGTCCGCATCGCCTGGATCGCGGCGTCACCGCCGCCGCCGGTCTCCTCCAACGGCGCGGCAACCCGGGCGGCGGCTTCCACGCTGCGCCGTGTCCCGGCCGCGATCAGCCGGTCCGGACCGGGCTCGGTCAGGTTAGCCACCGACAGGTAGCCGGCGTCGGCCAGCACCAGCCCGATCGGGCCGGCGCCGACCCGTTCGGCTATCGCCGTCGCAGCCTGCATCATCGGAAGGAACGCGTTCTGGTCGGCCGGGTTGTTCGACACCTGGGTGGCGAGCACTAAGCCGTCGCCAGTGGTGACCGCTTGAGCGTTGTAACCCTGCAGCCAGCCGCCGCTGGCCAGCGGCTGCAGCCCTGATTCGGGGTCGGTGATGTTGCGGACCGGCTCCCGCCTGGGGCGGCGGGCGGCTCGTGCGGCGACGATCTGATGGGCCCGGGCGACCCGAGCCGCGGCCTTACGCACCCGCCAATGATCATCAACCTCGGGTGGTCGACGGCCGCGGCCGGTGGCCTGCCACTCCTGCAACCGCGCCTGCGCCGCGACGACGGCGGCAGCCAGGGCCTGCTCGGCCAGCACGATCTCGGTCCCGGCCGGGGGCCGACCATCGACCGGCCGGCCATCCTTGTCGACCATCCGGGCCGCCCGCTCCGCCGCCCGCACCCGCTGCCCGGACTCGGCCTGCCGTGCCTGCCCCTCAAGATCAGCGAGCGCCTCAGCGATCCGGGCCGACCGGGACCGGCCAGGCCCACGACCCGCCCCCGGCCCCGACATCCCTGAGTCATCCCCGGCGTCCTCATCAATCACCTGGTCCCCGCGCCCCTCCCCGAACCGGACATCCTCAGCCGCATCAGCCTCCGCATGCGCCCGCGCTGCCTGCCGGGCCGCCGCTCGAGCCTGCTCGGCGGCCGCCGCATGCCGTAACCCCTCCACGGTCCGGTTCTGCCCCACCGAGGCCGGTGCGGCGATCTTCGTGCCGTCCAACGCCACCACCCCCAACTGGCCCAAACCCAGCCGAAACGCCAACACCAACAACTGCTCGAACAACTGCTCCACCCCCGACCCGAACCCCTGCCGGAACCGGGCAATCGTGACGTGATCAGGAACATCGCCAGCACAAATCACCCGGAACGCGACATCTCGCCCACACAACCGCTCGATCTGCCGCGACGAATGCACCCCCTGCAGCCACGCCCACACCAACAACGTGATCAACATGTCCGGGTCGAACCCAGCCCGACCCGCACCACCCAAACGCCGCCCGGCATGAAAGACCGACGTGTCGCACTGCTCAACGATGTCGATCACCAGCCAGACCGGGTCCGACGCCGGCAGCCACTCCCGCATATCCGGCGGCAGCAAAAACTGCTGATCCCGATCAACCCGCCGATAACCCCTCGCCATGATCAATTATCGACCGACACCCCCCACACACCGAGGAACGACAGGCACCCACGATTTCGCAACAGCCCCCGCTGGTCGCAAACGGGCGGCTCACCCGCCGCTGGGGGTGCGTTTCGCACCTGCTGGGGCTGTTGCTGAATCGACGGCGACGATCAGCGTGCGCGCGGTGGGGTTGCCGTTGCTCGGCCCTCCTGATTGGGCCACGCCTTGGTGCTGGCC
This genomic window from Actinomycetota bacterium contains:
- a CDS encoding transposase, which produces MARGYRRVDRDQQFLLPPDMREWLPASDPVWLVIDIVEQCDTSVFHAGRRLGGAGRAGFDPDMLITLLVWAWLQGVHSSRQIERLCGRDVAFRVICAGDVPDHVTIARFRQGFGSGVEQLFEQLLVLAFRLGLGQLGVVALDGTKIAAPASVGQNRTVEGLRHAAAAEQARAAARQAARAHAEADAAEDVRFGEGRGDQVIDEDAGDDSGMSGPGAGRGPGRSRSARIAEALADLEGQARQAESGQRVRAAERAARMVDKDGRPVDGRPPAGTEIVLAEQALAAAVVAAQARLQEWQATGRGRRPPEVDDHWRVRKAAARVARAHQIVAARAARRPRREPVRNITDPESGLQPLASGGWLQGYNAQAVTTGDGLVLATQVSNNPADQNAFLPMMQAATAIAERVGAGPIGLVLADAGYLSVANLTEPGPDRLIAAGTRRSVEAAARVAAPLEETGGGGDAAIQAMRTRLATPDGIAAYRQRGRIAETTFGHAKHNLSFRRFTGIGLNRARAEWMFHAAVHNLSKIINHGLTPQLTS